Within the Bos indicus x Bos taurus breed Angus x Brahman F1 hybrid chromosome 17, Bos_hybrid_MaternalHap_v2.0, whole genome shotgun sequence genome, the region ggagaatcccagggacgggggagccatctttttcttcctttttaaaattttcagggatcgaacccatgcccccagcactggaagcatggactgttaaccaccggaccaccagggaagcctgccatctGTTTCTtcagagtgattcagttttttaaaaatggaaatgccTATTTCAGCCTCATCTTAGCAATATTGGTCAAGAAATCATGGATTTGATGAACTgatgatacattttttttctttctgatacacATGAAAATGcataaagtaaaaatgtttaacTACCTTAAATGGTCTCGAGGGCCTCCAGGGATGCGTGGCCTTGTTCTGGGGACCGGCAATCCACCAGTCATGGGAGTTTTAAGTAACAGCCTCCCACGTTGCAGGTCACAGTGGAAAGCCACAGTTACAGCAAGCTGGGCTTGTCCCAGAGGGCTTCCTGCAGGAGGGGGGCCCTGATCAGCCCAGGAGGGGCCGGTGTGGCAAACAGGAGCAGGTCAGCAGGGGCTGCAGGAGCAAAGGGGTGGAGGCTGGCCCAGGCCTGGCATGTCTGCCAGAAGAGAGTGGCCACCTTTACATGCTCCCCTCTCCTGGAGGCAAACAGTCACCCCATTGCAGGgaggagaaaactgaagcccaggcCCAGATGGGGGTCAGGGGAGGGCCCTGCTTCTCGGGCTGGCTGAGAGGACTGTGTGGTCGGGACGTAGTCGTGACATCACCCAGCTTGCCAGGCACTGCCGGTGCCCCTGTTCCCTCCTCGCTTGCCGTTCCTCCTCACAGAGGGGCCTCCTCTGCCCACCAGAGCCCCCTACCCCATGCTTCTGCTCCTGACTTCATCCTCCCTGCAGTCCCTGGGCCAAGAGGCCTCTCTTGGGGGTTGGGGACAGTGATGTGAAGATAGGAAAGTCAGGAGCCCTCCCTGCCAAGGGCACCAATATGACCACTCAGAACTCACTCAGAAAGGACCATGAAAACCTGCCATTCCTGAAGGGCTGGGAAGCATCCTGAATCCGGATGGCCCTGCCCTGGACCTGGAACTAAGGCGTAAAATTCAAGGCCACAGGATTCAAACCCGCACCAATGCCCCTAGGCCCGCAGGGGACAGCCATTGGAAAGGACACACGGGGTAAACGCGGTCGGTGTCTGGCGCTgcatccagccagtccatcctaaaggaaatcagtcctgagtgttcattggaaggactgatgctgaagctgaaactccaatactctgaccacctgatgtgaagaactggctcataagaaaagaccctgatgctgggaaagattgaaagtgggaggagaaggggacaacagaggatgagacggttggatggcatcactgactcaatagatgagtttgagtaaactccgggagttggtgatggacagggaagcttggggtgctgcagtccatggggtcgcaaagagttggacacgactgagcaactgaactgagccgaGTGGGGAACCGGATGCCTCCTGGCGGGTGCTCTGTGAGAGTCCTGGGAGGCTTTCTGGGGGCGGGACGGGGGTGAGTGCTTTGTACCCGCCCCAGTCCACCCGCGACCCTGGGGCCACGCGGGAGGGGGGAGCAGGGCTCGGCCGATCGCCAGACCGCCCTCGGTTCGGCTTGCCGCGCTCCGCCGCGGCCTTTGAAGGTCCGTCCCGTGGCCCTTGCGCGCGCCCTCCGCGTGCTGCCACAGCGGCTCCGATTCTCCAGGGCGCACACAGCTCGGGCCGGCGGCCCGGAGGGCGCAGGCTCACCGACCCCCGGAGCTGCCGAAGGAGAAGCCAGGGACCCGCGGGGGTGCCGCGTGACCGGGCCCCGGGCCTCCCGCCGGGGGCGTGTCTCCGCAgtcccgccccggccccgccccgccggcgGGGaccggcgccgccgccgccgtcccTGAGCCACAGCCAGCGCCGCGGTCGCCGTCTCCGACTCGGCTCGTCCGGCcccgccgcgccgccgccgccgccgccatgcCCCGGGGGAGCCGCAGCGTGGCCTCGCGGCCAGCCAGGTAGGAGCCGGCACGGGCGCCGGGGGCGGGCGCGGGGGAAGCGCGGCCCCGCAAGGACGCGGCGGCGTGACCTTGGTGACGGCCGCGCCATcttggcgggggcggggcgggggctgcCGCCGCGCGTCTAGGACGGTGGTCGCCCGGCCTGGGGTCCGGCCGGGAATGACCCCGCCTCTCCCCGCATCCCGCAGCCGCCCCGCCGCGCCCTCTGCCGCGCACCCGCCTGCGCACCCGCCGCCCTCGGCCGcggccccggcccccgccccgtCGGGCCAGCCCGGCCTGATGGCGCAGATGGCGACCACCGCCGCCGGAGTGGCCGTGGGCTCGGCTGTGGGCCACGTCGTGGGCAGCGCTCTGACCGGAGCCTTCAGTGGGGGGAGCTCAGAGCCCGCCCAGCCTGCGGCCCAGCAGGTGAGCAAGGGctcaggggaaactgaggcccgacACAGAGCCGCAGCAAGAAGGATCCTACTGGTCACTCGGCTGTTGGCCTGGGGTCATCACAGGCGGGCTCTCCCAACCCATCCCCTGAGGCCAAGGTCCCTAGAACCCCGTGGGCAGACACCAACCAGCCCTTTAAATATGGGGAAACCAAGGTGCTTAGGGG harbors:
- the CHCHD10 gene encoding coiled-coil-helix-coiled-coil-helix domain-containing protein 10, mitochondrial; this encodes MTPPLPASRSRPAAPSAAHPPAHPPPSAAAPAPAPSGQPGLMAQMATTAAGVAVGSAVGHVVGSALTGAFSGGSSEPAQPAAQQGPERAAPQPLQMGPCAYEIRQFLDCSTTQSDLTLCEGFSEALKQCKYNHGLSSLP